GAAAataatacatagtgttcagtccctgaatcatccagtatcagaacattatttttgtgcattcatcaaaaaaaacaacaacaaacatttgcctctttcagacagtaagaAGCGCTTTTaggattatttattaattaacaaaacagcgttatcagtttcaaaaaatgccatttatgacctgcaatatcacaatagtgCTTTTGtcgtatacaaacaacagaaaaaaaatacccatgtgaatatagaaataaaagagctgtaaaaacaaaaatgaacctctgccatgtctgcatttgaataaatacctaaaaatatcgatacagtactttttaatatcgatacaatatcgtggagtgaaatatcacgatatattgcaataccaatattttcttacacccctggttaatagtggcatcgatgaccgctgatgacgtaaacaggtctggaagggttgtcccatttcataggggaatgtttcaacccctaccccttgcagctcagTTTGATGGGGTAGTGCCAAGGGGTAAGGGgaaaattgggattgggcctatacGCTTTATAATCAATTTCTGTAACTAATAGAACTgacttgaataaataaatgaataaaacaggatCATTGACCATTCACATAGACTCTGTTCGGTCCGATGAATCCACTATCCTTGTATTTTACCTTTGACCCCGTAAAAGATAATGTGTCCTTGAACTCAAAATAAGCTTTAATGCCAAATTTGAGGAAATTCCTTCAAACTGTTTCTGAGATTCTGCTTTTAAACATAATGGACAGTTGGCAGAAGAACAAACCTTTTTACAGAGATgcaaggaaaataataataataataatgataagtgaacataaaagaatataaaactataaaattgttgtgttttttacttATCTTCCCTCACTGTCAGTAATTCCAGCTAAGGAGCCTAATATTGTTATCAGCTGTTTTGGAAGCCAAGTTCTGTTTTATCAGCATCTGTTTGTAATGTATAGAATGTCTGTGTCATGTGTATATAGAAGAAACTGTATAATAATGGTAACATTCCCTCTGTCTGTGTTTAGCTGGGCCAACAAACTAGATGCCCTGACCAGAGTTTCTACGACTGACCCAGAGGGCTACCTGGCCCATCCAGTCAATGCCTACAAACTGATGAAGAGACTGAACACAGAGTGGAATGAACTGGAGAGCCTGGTGCTGCAGAACCCCTCGGATGGTGAGGAAACCCCACATCACTCAGAAAACAGTGTAAAGGGCCGTGCAAATGTACCACCTGTGTACATTGGAACATTATAACACCCCAGTTATACTAGATGAGAACCTTATGAGAGGAAAATGCATCCACAAATATAATACcatcacatatacagggtggggaagcaacatttacaatattttgaggcagggattgaaagacagtgtatgaccaattagtttattgaaagtcatgagaatttatttgccacaagaaaatttacataatagaaaatgtttttattctatgtgtcctccttcttactcaataactgccttcacatgcttcctgaaacttgcgcaagtgttcctcaaatatttgggtgacaacttctcccattcttctttaaaagtatcttccagactttctcgtaatagttttgctcatagtcattctcttctttccattataaacagtctttatggacactccaactatttttgaaatctcctttggtgtgacgagagcattcagcaaatcacacactcttcgacgttcgctttcctgattactcatatgggcaaacgtttctgaaaaggtatggataatagtgttaggtatgattaagacatcaatatatgtttggtttcaaaacaattggcgtagtgcctgctgagaaaaaacaactaaatgttcattgtaaattttgcttccccaccctgtattaaagTCTGTCTGGAATCAATAGATGAACAAATGAACCAGTAAAGTGGAGAATATTAATATAAGCTATTTGATGTGACAGGAATAAAGAGGGAATGGTCCAGCATGGAAAAACATCTCTGTATGAGAGGAGGTTAAAGATACAAAGTCAAAACGGTTGTCATTCCAGGGCTTAAGGCAGACTGTAAATCATTCATACATCAGGTCTTATCCACTCTTAAAACAAAGTTAAACTTTAACTTAAATGCCCCAAATTCTCTTAAATCAGTCATATGTGGCATTTAAGAATAAATTTGCTAATCCAAGTGGTTCTTACTTGAGACCCACTGTTCTTTAGATACGCTTGTTTTGGTATGGTTGTGTGCTGAAGTATGAGTGTCTGTTTCTGTGCTTATGGCATCATCTGTGTATTTTAAGCCTTAAAGTACATAGATATTAATTCTAGAGATTAGTGTGGAATAGGTGAGTGGATTGTGTGGCATGTTTACATTCAGATCTCCATATCTGTATGGAAGCACATGGCATTTCTCAAAGAAAAACTGTTCAGCTGTAGTTCTACACTGGAGAAACAAAGTACAgctcattttgttgcattttgctGTGTGTTGTACTTTTACGTAACAATCTGTTTCTTCCCCTTAGTTTTCATGTTGTATGATGATGAATGATTGACTGGGAATAACTTCTTCTCACAAGATCCTGATCTTTTCTCCctcgtcctttttttttttttgtattgagaTAATATGTCTAATTTTGTGTTTCTTTGGTGAATGTGATGCATGTAATTTATTGTCGAATGTGAGTACCCCATTAACTTTACTTGAAATACTTGGACAGCAGTGACTGAGAATGTGCAAGAATGTTTCCAGTGAAGCTCCTCTGCATATCTTTTCACATCATAAAATACCTCTGAAAGGCTGAATATACCCCTGTTTCTATGGGGCAAacgcaaaataagaaaaaatagcaGATGTGAGTGAAGTGATTGCGGTGCAAAACGGAAATGACTGTTGAGCTCTGTTCAAGTAGTCTGCTCTCCAAATGAACAGACAGGGAACAGATGCTGTCATGTTTCAGCTGCAGCTGTTCCACATCTGCATATTTGGCCAGATTTTGTGTGTCTGGACCTGAGAGTTTACATGTTTAGACTTAGAACCAATTCTTCATGTGTGCTGATCAAGTGAATCTGCATACGTGGCTGAGTCAGAGACGAGGGAAAATCTGACTAGACTGACACTCAATCAAAAGACATGTCTTATTTCCCTAATGTTTATCTTCTGGTTTTATTGTTTCATGATATATTTCTCTTAGTCTTGCAGAAGAGACAAAAATTCCCTCGTTGTCAAAAATGTATTAGAGGTAAAGCGCAATGTACCAGTGTAAGTAATTCACCGTTTAGTTCACTTTTCAGACTCATTGGTGAAATACACTGACACTGACATTGTCACTTCATGTTCAAATGCAGCACACAGTCATGTAAAACGGCTGTAGATGCATCCTATATTCacagctttttttctttcttttttggatCCAGGATTCATCTCCAACATGTCTGTACACAGACAGTATTTCCCAGATGAGGAGGATGAGACAGGCGCAGCCAAGGCGTTGATGCGTCTGCAGGACACGTACCAACTGGATTCTGAGGCCTTTTCTAAAGGAAAACTGCCTGGTAACCACAACATGTGAACCAGAAGTTTGATAGACCATGACATTATTACAAGGGTGGAAGACCAAAGAAAGACTACATCCATCTAAAACATTTTGAACAACTATGTTTGTATGTGCCTGAATGAGTGTGTTTATATTCCTTCCCTGGATATCTGGCCTTCAGATATTTTTATCAAAGCAGTCCATGTCAGCTCATCTACACTGATTAGATCAAGAACATTGTTTGGGTTTACTGTCAAGTTCAATATTTCTGTTGGATTGACTTAAGCCAGTGTTTTGTGAACCCTGCCTAGGCATGCAGTCCGATGCATTTCTCACAGTGGATGACTGCTTCGACATGGGGAAGACGGCGTACAATGATGCAGACTATTACCACGCTGTGCTGTGGATGCAGCAGTCCTTAAAACAGTTGGATGCCGGAGAGGAAGCGGCAACTACCAAGGCAGAAATTCTGGACTACCTCAGCTATTCCGTTTACCAAATGGGTGACCTACCTCGAGCCATTGAACTGACACGCCGCCTGGTGGCCATTGGTGAGTAAGGACGTGCATCGCTGAGTccagtgcagtggatagcactgtcacctcacagctagaaggtcctgggttcgaatCAAACACTGGCTGATTGGGGgaattctgtgtggagtttgcatgttctccccatgggtttgcatgggttctctccggttaCTCCGCCATTCAAAGACATGCAGTTAATAGGTTATTTGGTAAATCTTATTTGCCCATAGGCGTGCATGTgagaatgattgattgattgattgattgattgattgattgtcctggggtgaactggtgacacatccaccTTCCCCTGAaacgtagctgggataggcttcagcacCTCTGTGACCCTCTctaggataaagcagttcagaaaatgaatgactgaaacaAATTCCAATTCAGTATGAttcttttgatatttaaaaacatTTTGGACACACTGGTCTTTTCCCAAATCCCTTTGAATTCCAAGAAAAAGTCAAAGTAGGGGCAAGGACTCGGGTCCAAAATGGAGGCTAATGTGGATGTATCttgaagttgtaataccactgatggccactggggTTAGCTCtaggattattacctccgccaaggaggttatgtttttgccagggtttgtttgtttgtttgtttgtgtgtctgtttgtctgtccgttagtgtgcaacataactcaaaaagttatggacagatttggatgaaattttcagggtttgttggaaatgggataaggaagaaatgattaaattttggtggtgatcgggggtgggggggcccacggggggggcgcagaccagaaaatttcatcaaaatctgtccataactttttgagttatgttgcacactaacggacagacagacagacagacagacaaacaaacaaacaaacaaaacctggcaaaaacataacctccttggcgtgggggggcccacggggggggccactgatcagccttggtggaggtctgcgctctctgagtgcttctagttcacaaAAGTTTTTAATTATACGGGTGTTTCAAATGCCAGTTctgatctgaatctgaatatgGTAATTTTTGAAACTGGGTCCCAGAGGAGACAAATCTCAAAGCCAGATGCATCTTTGCTGAAATGATGACACCAAAGCCCCCCACTCTCTTTACCTGTGCCACCATCTTCTTCCTCCTGTGATTGTTTACATCACTTGTGTTTTATATGCATACATTCTGTGGCAGCATTACAGCGCCACATGCAGGCCTGGCATATATACTACAGCATTTGTAGTGGTTTGGTGTGGACACGCGTTTCTTGCTACAATGCTACGTTTACAGAAGtctttttcaaaacaaaaaagaaatggatGGTTTTCGCCACCGTGCGGACAAGGCCTTAGATTTGCAGTGAACTTCTCTTTAAAAAAATACTGACtcaataaatatttgttttatttgggcGATCAAATAAGTCTTGTCttaaaatttttcctctgttaatTAGATCTCTGGTCAAATATAAGGTTTGATATCTGCTGTGTCGCCTTGGACtttcaattaattaaataaaacacattgtttttcTCGACAGACAGCTCCAATGTAGTCATGGTTAGTATTCTAAGGTAAGAAACCCTTCCATTATTTTGTTACCCAGTACTTGATTAAGTTGGCCTATTTTCGTTACCGAGTCGGTCAGCTgtcatttagcattagctcacccatgacccccAACAGAGGGGTCTGATCCCTTGGACTCCAATAGTTCTGTCCCTTGTGTTCATGTATGGTCacctctggctccaaaaagccaaatgGTGATGACCAAATCATTACTagcttcaaaacagcagttcacCAATTATATACAATCTATGGCTTGGACCTCATTTTAAACCaggcttttctctctttttcagtCTCCAGTTGAACTTTAATGAAGCACTTTGGCTGCTGTAGCAGCATAAATCAAAATTATTCTAGATAATAAAGGAAGAGGGCCCCTACCGATAATACCATataaacaaactacattttaccagaTATTTTTAGAAATTATGCATCTTTATTTCATCCCAAATTGTATCTGATGCACATGTTTTTAACTGAGGCACttttgaaatataaacacttgttACCAATGATCGATTCATGGGTTTATGTTCTTAGTCTAGTTAGCTGAGCAATATGACCTCAGCTTATAACTAGTTTACTTTTGACTCATACACGTGTCTTCTTTTTCTGTCTTACTTATCACCTCGTCTCTTCTTTACTGGTACTACGTGCTTGCCTGAGCTGCAGGGTGTAGTCCAAGCCGAGCAGGGCTTTGTGGTTTGTAACCGTTATTTTAGTCTCGGCATCAAGGGCTGTGTTGACAGCTGCAGGCCATCTTTTAGAGCTGCGGTGGGCTTGTTTATGTGTCAAGTGAAATGGGCTGAGGTAATACAGATTTAAAAGTTGGTGTCATTAAGTGCCACAAAAGTGGATGGAATTAATTTAGACCGTACATATACTGCACCTCctagacaggaaaaaaaagagtagTAATATTCACTATATAAaaagtagggatgtcccgatcacaTTTTTTTGCCCCCGAGTCAGTCATTTGATTTTGAGTATCTGCCGATACCGAGTCCCGATCCGACTCTGTCTCTTTCAGTGTCGGCTGGTTCAGTGTCTTTGTCTGAGTTGCCACAGTGAACTCGGAGTATTGGGCAGggtgtttgtttttcaggtggCGTATCATATTCGTAGTGTTGAATGCAGCTCTGTCCTTTCCACCACGCGAAATGCCcaatttgcacacattacaagtggCTGTTGCACTGCCTTCGCTGTCCAGTTTAAAATACCTCCAAACTGCAGACATTTTCTCTGTCCCGAGGTGACACGCTTGCCCTGCGTTAGCCTACTAACTACCGGCTCACGACTATTACGTTGTCTGAATTCCCCGCCTGATATTGATATTGTGGAActtattaaaattaaaactaagccaTTGTCATTCCGTTTGGCAATCTCTTTGTACCTCAGGATGAATTTAAAACATGAACATGGCCATGCTTGTTGTTTTATAAGGTTAAATCTGATTATTTTCACCCGATTCCGAGCATTTGAAAATCACGTGATCGACCCCGATTTCCGATCACGTGATCGGATTGAGACATGCCTAATAAAAAGAGTGTACAGAGTTGCAGATTAATGAAAATTCAAGCAATATGATGCATAAATTAAACATGtcacaaaaataaaactgattttttttttttttttgccttttgcggGAGGCAGTGCTCACTCTGGACAGATTCAGTTTGTGAATTGTACATTTTCCTCTTTAAAAAGTCTTCGAATGACAGTAAAGTCACACTGTTTATTGTAAGGTTTCTGTCACTCAAGTACACTACAGTGTTTTGCTTCAACATGTCATGGCATTGTGCAGTAGTGTTTGATGCTGTAGTTCCTGTACTCATTCAGAATTCAGTGCACTTCCTCCAGAAGCCACAGGAGGGTGTGCTTGCTCTTTTAACCAACTCTCCTTCACTACATGGGAACTCTCTCTTAAATGTGTTTTGaatattttgtgtttatatatgAAGTAATGTTTGTTATTggattaattacctccgccaaggaggttatgtttttgccagggtttgtttgtttgtttgtttgtctgtctgtttgtttgtttgtctgtccgttagtgtgcaacataactcaaaaagttatggacagatttggatgaaattttcagggtttgttggaaatgggataaggaaaaaatgataaaattttggtggtgatcgggggtgggggggcgcacgggggggccactgatcgttagtgtgcaacataactcaaaaagttatggacagatttggatgaaattttcagggtttgttggaaatgggatgaggaagaaatgattaaattttggtggtgatcgggggtgggggggcccacgggggggggcactgatcagccttggcggaggtctgcgctctccgagtgcttctagttactgatCATTTTTACATGACTGCACAGTTTTTGTACAATTAATTAGGTTGCTGGTTTGCACTGCAGCACCTTTTACTGCTCAATGTATTGTTGCATCTTCACATAGCTTCAAACTGacattgccatgtttttacagacCCCAGCCACCAGAGGGCAGGAGGAAACCTCCGTTACTTTGAGAAGTTGCTGTTTAAGCAGCTCAATGAACTGAATCAGGCCTACCAACCTGCCTCAGAAGAGCCGATCCAGCTGGGGACTTAcaacagacccaaagaccacctCCCAGAGAGAGAGACATATGAGGCGCTGTGCAGAGGAGAGGGAATCAAATTGGTGAGAAAAGTTAACCTTGCTTTAAGTATTTGGTCTAAAATGATTTGATAATTAGATACTGATGCACATCCTTAAATGCAGAAATGTGACCTTAAAGCTTTGTTTCAGATAGCATTTTTAAGGTGGAAAATGATTACTTATCCATTTACACTATATCAGACGGAAGCAAAGCGCAGCCGTCTGTTCTGTCGCTACCAGGATGGTTTCAGGAACCCTCGACTCCTGCTGAAGCCGATGAAGGAGGAGGACGAGTGGGACAGTCCCCACATTGTACGCTACCTGGACGTCCTGTCCAGCGAGGAGATTGATAAGATAAAAGAGCTGGCCAAACCCAGGGTGAGACCTAAACCACAGCTAGCTGAATTCTTTAATCCTTCATGATCATCCTTCATTGCCTCAAATAAATTTGTGgtggaaataatgaaaaacagtacttacattttttccctctttttgaaGCTTGCAAGAGCAACTGTCCGTGACCCCAAAACAGGTGTTCTGACCACAGCTCAGTACAGAGTGTCCAAAAGGTGAGTCCCTTTAAAAGGTTTTCCTGGTCCATCCTTCTGGGAAAGTCTGTCTTAAATGTATACTTATGCCTAAATATATTCAGTTTGTAATTTCAAACAAACCTTCAGGATGTTCTCTGCACAGATATAAGGGAAAACCGTGTGTGTAGCAGTAGTCAGTTCAAGACACAAACATGTTTTGTTTATGACTATTTTTAAGGTTTAAAGGATGCTTTGTTCAGTGCAAATTGTTTTTAGCTGTGTGTTAGAGCAGAACATCTGAACACTTTCATAATACACTGTGACTACCATGCTGGGTTAAACTGCTGTCCCTCATCCTTATATGTATTATATTTatgtaaaaattcattcattcagtattttatgcattccttttatttatttatttatttatttatttatttatatatatatatatatatatatatatatatatatatatatatatatatatatatatatatatatatatatatatatatatatatacatacacacatatacatatatatatgtatatatatgtgtatatatatatatatatatatatatatatatatatatatatatatgtatatatatatgtgtatatatatatatatatatataataattgaATTGGCATTttaacttgaggtagacaacaagaccattggaaatgcactaaaatatgatttgaagatttaatttctcatgactttcaataaactaattggtcatatactgtctttcaatccctgcctcaaaatgcttccccaccctatatatatatatatatatatatatatatat
The Sphaeramia orbicularis chromosome 14, fSphaOr1.1, whole genome shotgun sequence DNA segment above includes these coding regions:
- the p4ha2 gene encoding prolyl 4-hydroxylase subunit alpha-2 isoform X1; translation: MRKSLSYISLVLLCCSSWITHAEVFTSIGQMTDLLYTEKELVQSLREYIKAEETKLASVKSWANKLDALTRVSTTDPEGYLAHPVNAYKLMKRLNTEWNELESLVLQNPSDGFISNMSVHRQYFPDEEDETGAAKALMRLQDTYQLDSEAFSKGKLPGMQSDAFLTVDDCFDMGKTAYNDADYYHAVLWMQQSLKQLDAGEEAATTKAEILDYLSYSVYQMGDLPRAIELTRRLVAIDPSHQRAGGNLRYFEKLLFKQLNELNQAYQPASEEPIQLGTYNRPKDHLPERETYEALCRGEGIKLTEAKRSRLFCRYQDGFRNPRLLLKPMKEEDEWDSPHIVRYLDVLSSEEIDKIKELAKPRLARATVRDPKTGVLTTAQYRVSKSAWLEGEDDPVIARVNQRIEDITGLTVDTAELLQVANYGVGGQYEPHYDFSRRPFDSNLKVDGNRLATFLNYRDEPDAFKRLGTGNRVATFLNYMSDVTAGGATVFPDFGAAIWPRKGTAVFWYNLFKSGEGDYRTRHAACPVLVGSKWVSNKWIHERGQEFRRPCGLTEVD
- the p4ha2 gene encoding prolyl 4-hydroxylase subunit alpha-2 isoform X3; translation: MRKSLSYISLVLLCCSSWITHAEVFTSIGQMTDLLYTEKELVQSLREYIKAEETKLASVKSWANKLDALTRVSTTDPEGYLAHPVNAYKLMKRLNTEWNELESLVLQNPSDGFISNMSVHRQYFPDEEDETGAAKALMRLQDTYQLDSEAFSKGKLPGMQSDAFLTVDDCFDMGKTAYNDADYYHAVLWMQQSLKQLDAGEEAATTKAEILDYLSYSVYQMGDLPRAIELTRRLVAIDPSHQRAGGNLRYFEKLLFKQLNELNQAYQPASEEPIQLGTYNRPKDHLPERETYEALCRGEGIKLTEAKRSRLFCRYQDGFRNPRLLLKPMKEEDEWDSPHIVRYLDVLSSEEIDKIKELAKPRLARATVRDPKTGVLTTAQYRVSKSAWLEGEDDPVIARVNQRIEDITGLTVDTAELLQVANYGVGGQYEPHYDFSRRPFDSNLKVDGNRLATFLNYMSDVTAGGATVFPDFGAAIWPRKGTAVFWYNLFKSGEGDYRTRHAACPVLVGSKWVSNKWIHERGQEFRRPCGLTEVD
- the p4ha2 gene encoding prolyl 4-hydroxylase subunit alpha-2 isoform X2, which gives rise to MRKSLSYISLVLLCCSSWITHAEVFTSIGQMTDLLYTEKELVQSLREYIKAEETKLASVKSWANKLDALTRVSTTDPEGYLAHPVNAYKLMKRLNTEWNELESLVLQNPSDGFISNMSVHRQYFPDEEDETGAAKALMRLQDTYQLDSEAFSKGKLPGMQSDAFLTVDDCFDMGKTAYNDADYYHAVLWMQQSLKQLDAGEEAATTKAEILDYLSYSVYQMGDLPRAIELTRRLVAIDPSHQRAGGNLRYFEKLLFKQLNELNQAYQPASEEPIQLGTYNRPKDHLPERETYEALCRGEGIKLTEAKRSRLFCRYQDGFRNPRLLLKPMKEEDEWDSPHIVRYLDVLSSEEIDKIKELAKPRLARATVRDPKTGVLTTAQYRVSKSAWLEGEDDPVIARVNQRIEDITGLTVDTAELLQVANYGVGGQYEPHYDFSRRDEPDAFKRLGTGNRVATFLNYMSDVTAGGATVFPDFGAAIWPRKGTAVFWYNLFKSGEGDYRTRHAACPVLVGSKWVSNKWIHERGQEFRRPCGLTEVD